The Nocardia vinacea genome contains the following window.
CTGCCAGCGCCCGTTCGACCACCACGACGGCGTCGCCGAGGTCCCCAATTGGCGCATCCTGCCCGACCGCGTCGGCTCCGACGCCTCCAATGCCTGGCAGGACGATATCGGCGGCGGCCCCCTCGGCTGGACCGGTCTACTCCTGAAATCCCAGACCATCCCCACTTACCTCGCCCACAACTGGACCCGAGACTGGGGCTCCCTGGAACAGTTCACCCCCTACGACCCCACCGCCACCCCCGCAACCATCGCCACCACCGTGAAATCGGTCAACGGCTGGAAGAAAGCCGACCCGATCCGAGCGCGCTAGCCCACGCCAGCGCGTGAGCCGACCATCCTCGGCTCACGCGCGTGGGCTGCTCGAACCGGCGATGACTAGCCTGCTGTCAACTCACCGAATGCGACATCGATGGAGATCGGTGTATCCAGCGTCAGTCGACGGGTATGCAGGGCGACCAGATGGTAGCGACCTTCGGAGAGTCGGTATTCCTCGATCTGCTCGATGCCGTCACCCGATTCGGTGACGCCGGCCGACAAGTCGCGAGTACCGAGCGCGATCATGGAACGAGGACGAGGCGGCCACGCAGGCCTCCTGCCGCCAGGCGGCGTTGGGCGGTTACGACCTGATCCAACGGGTAGGTTTCCGCCACGCGGAGGGTGAGTTGGGCTTTGTCGACCAACGCGACGAGTTCGTCGAGTTGGGTGCGGTCGGCGTGGACCAGGACGGTGGTTACCTTGGTGCCGCGCAACGGGATCGGGGTGTTGGGGACGCTGATGGAGACGAAGCGGCCGCGGGCGCGGACGGCGGCGAGGGTTTCGGGGCCGAGAGCCGCGGCGTCGAGGGCCGCGTCTACGCCGCCGGGTACGAGGGCTCGGACCGCATCCGGAAGGTTCGCTTCGCGGGGGATGAAGTCGGTGGCTCCCAGGGCGCGGGCGATGGGTTCGTCGGCAGCCGAAGCAGCGGCGATTACTCGAATGCCGCGGGCGGCAGCGAGTTCGACGGCATAGCCACCTACCGCGCCTGCCGCGCCGGTGATCAGGAGGGAATCGGCAGGTGTGAGGTCGAGTGCGGCTAGGGCCTGGAGGGCGGTGAGGCCGTTGAGCGGGATGGTGGCCGCGGCGGTCGCCGGTACGGAAGTCGGTGCGGGGGACACATTTTGAGCTTCGAGGACAACGTAGTCGGCTTGGGCGGCCAACGAGACATCGAGACGCTCGCTGATACCGATCACCGGCTGCCCCACCGTGAAATCGACACCGGCACCGGCAGCGTCGATGACACCGGCGACATCCCATCCGATCCCCCACTGGTCGCGCGGGGCGGCGAACGGAGTCCCGCCGACACC
Protein-coding sequences here:
- a CDS encoding NADP-dependent oxidoreductase, translated to MRAVVVRRPGPEAVAEIIEVPTPEPGPGRVRVKVAAATVNPVDLMVRNGVGGTPFAAPRDQWGIGWDVAGVIDAAGAGVDFTVGQPVIGISERLDVSLAAQADYVVLEAQNVSPAPTSVPATAAATIPLNGLTALQALAALDLTPADSLLITGAAGAVGGYAVELAAARGIRVIAAASAADEPIARALGATDFIPREANLPDAVRALVPGGVDAALDAAALGPETLAAVRARGRFVSISVPNTPIPLRGTKVTTVLVHADRTQLDELVALVDKAQLTLRVAETYPLDQVVTAQRRLAAGGLRGRLVLVP